A stretch of the Sceloporus undulatus isolate JIND9_A2432 ecotype Alabama unplaced genomic scaffold, SceUnd_v1.1 scaffold_170, whole genome shotgun sequence genome encodes the following:
- the LOC121917694 gene encoding lysine-specific demethylase 2B-like has product METETESGRRLRPVGRRLYDENEDLSDVEEIVSVRGFSLEEKLRSPRFGARFVRPMQGPDFTFEYVQREALRVPLVFRSKDGLGIKMPDPDFTVRDVKLLV; this is encoded by the exons ATGGAGACGGAGACAGAATCGGGGCGAAGGCTG CGACCCGTCGGCCGGAGGCTCTACGACGAGAACGAGGACCTGTCCGACGTGGAGGAGATCGTCAGCGTCCGGGGCTTCAGCCTCGAGGAGAAGCTGAGGAGCCCCCGCTTCGGCGCCCGCTTCGTCCGCCCCATGCAGGGCCCAG ATTTCACTTTTGAGTATGTGCAGCGAGAAGCCCTCAGAGTCCCCCTCGTCTTCAGAAGTAAGGATGGACTGGGAATTAA GATGCCGGACCCAGACTTCACTGTGCGAGATGTCAAGCTACTTGTGG